In one Bosea sp. RAC05 genomic region, the following are encoded:
- a CDS encoding 50S ribosomal protein L23, which yields MSQSAKNLDPRHYDVIRGPVITEKATMLSEHNKVVFKVAKTATKPQIKAAIEKLFDVKVKSVNTLVTEGKMKVFRGRLGQRADVKKAVVTLEEGHSIDVTTGL from the coding sequence ATGAGCCAGTCCGCCAAGAACCTGGACCCGCGTCATTACGACGTGATCCGCGGGCCTGTGATCACCGAGAAGGCGACGATGCTCTCCGAGCACAACAAGGTCGTCTTCAAGGTTGCCAAGACCGCGACCAAGCCGCAGATCAAGGCCGCGATCGAGAAGCTGTTCGACGTCAAGGTGAAGAGCGTCAACACGCTCGTCACCGAGGGCAAGATGAAGGTCTTCCGCGGCCGTCTCGGCCAGCGCGCCGACGTCAAGAAGGCGGTCGTGACCCTCGAGGAAGGTCACTCCATCGACGTGACCACGGGCCTGTAA
- the rplP gene encoding 50S ribosomal protein L16, giving the protein MLQPKKTKFRKQFKGRISGVAKGGTDLNFGQFGLKAQEPERVTARQIEAARRAITRAMKRAGRVWIRIFPDVPVSKKPTEVRMGKGKGAPEFWAAKVKPGRIMFEIDGVPEETAREAMRLGAAKLPIKTRFIQRIAE; this is encoded by the coding sequence ATGTTGCAACCTAAGAAGACGAAATTCCGCAAGCAGTTCAAGGGGCGCATTTCCGGCGTCGCCAAGGGCGGCACGGATTTGAACTTCGGCCAGTTCGGCCTCAAGGCGCAGGAGCCGGAGCGGGTTACCGCCCGGCAGATCGAGGCGGCCCGCCGCGCGATCACCCGCGCCATGAAGCGCGCCGGCCGGGTCTGGATCCGGATCTTCCCGGACGTGCCGGTGTCGAAGAAGCCGACCGAAGTCCGCATGGGCAAGGGCAAGGGCGCGCCTGAATTCTGGGCAGCCAAGGTCAAGCCGGGCCGGATCATGTTCGAGATCGACGGCGTGCCGGAAGAGACGGCCCGCGAGGCCATGCGCCTCGGCGCCGCCAAGCTGCCGATCAAGACGCGCTTCATCCAGCGCATCGCCGAGTAA
- the rpsQ gene encoding 30S ribosomal protein S17: MPKRVLQGVVVSDKQNKTVVVKVERRYTHPLLKKTVRRTKNYHAHDEAEVAKVGDQVWIEESKPISKLKSWVVLDNAPKA; this comes from the coding sequence ATGCCGAAGCGCGTGCTGCAGGGCGTCGTCGTCAGCGACAAGCAGAACAAAACTGTTGTGGTGAAGGTCGAGCGGCGCTATACGCACCCTCTCCTGAAGAAGACGGTTCGCCGCACCAAAAACTATCACGCCCATGACGAGGCGGAGGTGGCCAAGGTCGGGGATCAGGTCTGGATCGAGGAGTCCAAGCCGATTTCCAAGCTGAAAAGCTGGGTTGTGCTCGACAACGCTCCCAAGGCGTAA
- the rpsC gene encoding 30S ribosomal protein S3, translated as MGQKINPIGLRLGINRTWDSRWFAQKGEYGKLLHEDMAIRAALMKLLKQAAVSKIIIERPHKKCRVTIHSARPGVVIGKKGADIEKLRKSVMKLTKADVTINIVEVRKPEIDATLVADSIAQQLERRVAFRRAMKRAVQSAMRLGAEGIRINCSGRLGGAEIARLEWYREGRVPLHTLRADVDYGVGTAFTTYGTCGIKVWIFKGEILEHDPMAQDKRMADEGGRSGGGHRREHA; from the coding sequence ATGGGTCAGAAAATCAATCCGATCGGGCTTCGCCTCGGCATCAACCGGACCTGGGATTCCCGCTGGTTCGCGCAGAAGGGCGAGTACGGCAAGCTGCTGCATGAGGACATGGCCATCCGCGCCGCCCTCATGAAGCTGCTGAAGCAGGCCGCGGTCTCCAAGATCATCATCGAGCGCCCGCACAAGAAGTGCCGCGTCACCATCCACTCGGCGCGTCCGGGCGTGGTGATCGGCAAGAAGGGCGCCGACATCGAGAAGCTGCGCAAGTCGGTGATGAAGCTCACCAAGGCCGACGTGACGATCAACATCGTCGAGGTGCGCAAGCCCGAGATCGACGCCACGCTGGTCGCCGACTCGATCGCGCAGCAGCTCGAGCGCCGCGTCGCCTTCCGTCGCGCCATGAAGCGCGCCGTGCAGTCGGCCATGCGCCTGGGCGCCGAGGGCATCCGCATCAACTGCTCGGGCCGTCTCGGCGGCGCCGAAATCGCGCGCCTCGAGTGGTATCGCGAGGGGCGGGTGCCGCTGCACACGCTGCGCGCCGATGTGGATTATGGTGTCGGCACCGCCTTCACCACCTACGGCACGTGCGGCATCAAGGTCTGGATCTTCAAGGGCGAGATCCTCGAACACGACCCGATGGCCCAGGACAAGCGCATGGCAGACGAGGGCGGCCGTTCCGGCGGTGGCCATCGTCGCGAGCATGCATAA
- the rplN gene encoding 50S ribosomal protein L14 — protein MIQVQTNLEVADNSGARRVMCIKVLGGSKRRYARIGDIIVVSIKEAIPRGRVKKGDVMKAVVVRTAKDVKRPDGSVIRFDRNAAVLINNQKEPVGTRIFGPVPRELRAKNHMKIISLAPEVL, from the coding sequence ATGATCCAGGTGCAGACCAATCTCGAGGTCGCGGATAATTCCGGCGCCCGTCGCGTGATGTGCATCAAGGTTCTCGGCGGGTCGAAGCGTCGCTATGCGCGCATCGGCGACATCATCGTTGTTTCGATCAAGGAAGCCATCCCGCGCGGTCGCGTGAAGAAGGGCGACGTCATGAAGGCGGTCGTCGTTCGCACCGCCAAGGACGTCAAGCGCCCCGACGGCTCCGTGATCCGGTTCGACCGCAATGCGGCCGTTCTGATCAACAACCAGAAAGAGCCCGTCGGCACCCGCATCTTCGGACCGGTCCCGCGCGAGCTGCGCGCGAAGAACCACATGAAGATCATCTCGCTTGCGCCTGAGGTGCTGTGA
- the rplV gene encoding 50S ribosomal protein L22, which yields MGKASAPRALPENEAVAVARNLRVSPQKLNLVAQLIRGKKVSTALADLEFSRKRISLDVRKCLQSAIANAENNHDLDVDDLVVAQAFVGKALVMKRFHARARGRGARILKPFANITIIVREVAAAKA from the coding sequence ATGGGTAAAGCATCAGCCCCCCGTGCGCTGCCCGAGAACGAAGCCGTCGCGGTCGCCCGCAACCTTCGCGTCTCGCCGCAGAAGCTCAACCTCGTCGCCCAGCTGATCCGGGGGAAGAAGGTCTCGACGGCGCTCGCCGACCTCGAGTTCTCGCGCAAGCGGATCTCGCTGGACGTGCGCAAGTGCCTGCAGAGCGCGATCGCCAACGCCGAGAACAATCATGATCTCGACGTCGACGATCTCGTCGTGGCCCAGGCCTTCGTCGGCAAGGCGCTCGTGATGAAGCGCTTCCATGCCCGCGCCCGCGGTCGTGGCGCCCGCATCCTGAAGCCGTTCGCGAACATCACGATCATCGTGCGCGAAGTCGCCGCGGCCAAGGCCTGA
- the rplB gene encoding 50S ribosomal protein L2: protein MALKNFKPVTPSLRQLVIVDRSELYKGKPLKVLTEGKSSSGGRNNLGRITVRFRGGGHKRTLRLIDFKRRGKDGIPAVVERLEYDPNRTAFIALIKYSDGEQAYILAPQRLAVGDSVVSGPSVDVKPGNAAPMGSLPIGTIVHNVELKIGKGGQLARSAGNYAQIVGRDQGYVIVRLNSGEQRLISGLCYATVGAVSNPDHMNRNDGKAGRSRWLGRRPHNRGVSMNPVDHPHGGGEGRTSGGRHPVTPWGLPTKGKKTRSNKRTDTFIVSSRHARKKKN from the coding sequence ATGGCTTTGAAGAATTTCAAGCCGGTCACGCCGAGCCTTCGCCAGCTCGTGATCGTCGACCGCAGCGAGCTCTACAAGGGCAAGCCGCTGAAGGTGCTGACGGAGGGCAAGTCGTCCTCCGGCGGCCGCAACAATCTCGGCCGCATCACCGTCCGCTTCCGCGGCGGTGGACACAAGCGGACGCTGCGCCTGATCGACTTCAAGCGCCGCGGCAAGGATGGCATTCCGGCCGTCGTCGAGCGGCTGGAGTATGATCCCAACCGCACGGCGTTCATCGCGCTGATCAAGTACAGCGACGGCGAGCAGGCCTATATCCTGGCTCCGCAGCGCCTCGCCGTCGGCGACAGCGTCGTGTCCGGCCCGTCGGTCGACGTGAAGCCCGGCAACGCCGCCCCGATGGGCTCGCTGCCGATCGGCACGATCGTCCACAATGTCGAGCTGAAGATCGGCAAGGGTGGCCAGCTGGCTCGTTCGGCCGGCAACTACGCCCAGATCGTCGGTCGCGACCAGGGCTACGTCATCGTCCGCCTGAACTCGGGCGAGCAGCGCCTGATCAGCGGCCTGTGCTATGCCACCGTGGGCGCGGTCTCGAACCCCGACCACATGAACCGGAACGACGGCAAGGCGGGTCGCTCGCGCTGGCTCGGCCGTCGCCCGCATAACCGCGGTGTCTCGATGAACCCGGTCGACCATCCCCATGGCGGCGGCGAAGGCCGCACCTCGGGTGGCCGTCATCCGGTCACGCCCTGGGGTCTCCCGACCAAGGGCAAGAAGACCCGCTCGAACAAGCGGACCGATACGTTCATCGTGTCGAGCCGTCACGCCCGCAAGAAGAAGAACTGA
- the rpsS gene encoding 30S ribosomal protein S19, producing the protein MARSLWKGPFVDGYLLKKAEVARSAARSEVIKIWSRRSTILPQFVGLTFGVYNGHKHVPVNVSEEMVGHKFGEFSPTRTFHGHAADKKAKRK; encoded by the coding sequence ATGGCGCGTTCGCTTTGGAAAGGTCCGTTTGTCGACGGATACCTTCTGAAAAAGGCCGAGGTCGCCCGTTCGGCGGCCCGGTCCGAGGTCATCAAGATCTGGAGCCGTCGCTCCACGATCCTCCCGCAGTTCGTCGGTCTGACGTTCGGCGTCTACAACGGCCACAAGCATGTGCCGGTGAACGTGTCCGAGGAAATGGTGGGCCACAAGTTCGGCGAGTTTTCGCCGACGCGCACCTTCCACGGCCACGCCGCCGACAAGAAGGCGAAGAGGAAGTAA
- the rplD gene encoding 50S ribosomal protein L4 yields MKLDITTLEGGSAGSVELSDAIFGLEPRADILARMVRYQLAKRRAGTHKSKGRSEVDRTRKKIYKQKGTGGARHGAASAPQFRGGGKAFGPIVRDHAHDLPKKVRALALRHALSAKAKDGGIIILDDAKLAEPKTKVLLGHFGKLELSSALVIGGAEIDTNFGLAARSIPNVDVLPIQGINVYDILRRDKLVLTRAAVDALEARFS; encoded by the coding sequence TCGGATGCGATCTTCGGCCTCGAGCCGCGCGCCGACATCCTGGCCCGCATGGTGCGCTACCAGCTCGCCAAGCGCCGCGCCGGCACGCACAAGTCGAAGGGCCGGTCGGAAGTCGACCGCACCCGGAAGAAGATCTACAAGCAGAAGGGCACCGGTGGCGCCCGTCACGGCGCGGCGTCCGCTCCGCAGTTCCGCGGCGGCGGCAAGGCCTTCGGTCCGATCGTTCGCGACCACGCCCATGATCTGCCCAAGAAGGTCCGTGCGCTGGCTCTGCGTCATGCGCTCTCGGCCAAGGCCAAGGACGGCGGCATCATCATTCTCGACGACGCCAAGCTGGCCGAGCCGAAGACCAAGGTGCTGCTCGGGCATTTCGGCAAGCTGGAGCTCTCCAGCGCGCTGGTGATCGGCGGCGCCGAGATCGACACGAATTTCGGCCTGGCGGCCCGTTCGATCCCGAATGTCGACGTCCTGCCGATCCAGGGCATCAACGTTTATGACATCCTGCGTCGCGACAAGCTCGTCCTGACGCGCGCGGCTGTCGATGCGCTGGAGGCGCGCTTCTCATGA
- the rpmC gene encoding 50S ribosomal protein L29: MKASQRLSDLKAMSTDLLQDELLKLKKEQFNLRFQKATGQLENTARVTEVRKDIARIKTLQRSKTVAASA; this comes from the coding sequence ATGAAAGCTTCGCAACGCCTGTCCGACCTGAAGGCCATGAGCACCGACCTGCTCCAGGACGAGCTGCTCAAGCTGAAGAAGGAGCAGTTCAACCTGCGCTTCCAGAAGGCCACCGGCCAGCTCGAGAACACCGCCCGGGTGACCGAGGTCCGCAAGGACATCGCCCGCATCAAGACGCTGCAGCGGTCGAAGACCGTGGCGGCGAGCGCCTGA